The DNA region CATGTTGCCTCACTTATGTGGTTTGGTAATAGTATGAAAAAACAATTAGATTTAAATAAATTAAATAAAATCAAAAATAATAGTTTTTCACAAGATAATCTATTTCATACAATTCTTGGATTATTTGAAGTACAAACAGATGTTTACAATAAAAATCTTGATATATTATCAACTATTAGAAAAGAACAAAAATGAGAAATCAACCAAAATACAATTTTATTAAAAATACTTCATATGCACTTGATGGATTAAAAGATTTAATAAAAAGTGAAAGTTCATTTAAAATTGAACTTCTCTTTTCTATTATTCTTTTACCTATTATAATTTTTATTGATCAAACACTTACAAATAAACTACTTTTATTTATAACTTTTAGTGGCGTTTTATTAGCAGAAATAATAAATAGTGCAATTGAAAGAACAGTTGATTTAGTTACATTAGAATTTCATCATATGGCAAAAAGAGCAAAAGATGTTGGAAGTGCTATTGTTTTTATAAGCATCACTATTTGTACAATAACATGGCTATCTATTCTACTAAATTAAATATTTTTAAGAATTTAAAATACTTACAATTAGATAATTAATTTAAATATGGTAAAAAAAATTTTACCATATTTAAATACACTTTTAAGTTATCTTAGCTAATATTCTGCTTTAGATTTGTGGAACAAATTGACATCTTGACTCTTCTTCAAGTTCTGTCTTAAAATTACTTATTTTAACTCTATTATAGGAGTATATATGAATTTTTGGAAAAACTTCAAAAAAAATTTCTTAATTAACTTTTGGTCTCCAATTCCTGCAGTTATCGCTCTTGGTGTATTATCTGCATATTACTTTGGAATTACAGGAACATATTGGGCTGTTACTGGTGAATTTACTAGATGGGGAGGTCACATTCTTCAAGCATTTAATGTTGATTTATCTACATGGGGATATTA from Malaciobacter molluscorum LMG 25693 includes:
- a CDS encoding diacylglycerol kinase, with translation MRNQPKYNFIKNTSYALDGLKDLIKSESSFKIELLFSIILLPIIIFIDQTLTNKLLLFITFSGVLLAEIINSAIERTVDLVTLEFHHMAKRAKDVGSAIVFISITICTITWLSILLN